TGCGACGAGCCCCGGCGGCAGATGAGGAGGGCGTCGCCCGCGTCGACGACGATCAGGTCGCTCACCCCGACGAGCGCGATGACCTTCCCGCCGGAACGCACCAGGTTGCCGCTCGACTCGATCGCCAGCACCTCCTCGTCGAGGACGTTGCCGGCGTCGTCCGGCGCGCCGAGCTCCGCCACGGCGTCCCAGGATCCGACGTCGCTCCACCCCGCGTCGCACGGAACCACGAGAACGTTCCGGGCTTTTTCCATCACGGCGTAGTCGATCGAGATCGAGGGCTGCGAGGCGAACACCTCGCGGACGGCGCTCCGGACGGCCGGGCGCGCCAGCGGATCGTCCGCCGCCTCCGGGAGGGCGGGGCCGAGCGCGGCCCGGATTCTCTCAAGACCGTCGTGCAGGATCGGATGATGGCGGCGGATCGCGTCGAGGATCGACGCCACCCGCCACACGAAGACCCCGGCGTTCCAGAAGTGGCGTCCGGAGCCCGCGAGAGTCGAGGCGGTCGCCGCGTCGGGCTTCTCGATGAACCGGAGCGCCCGCAGCGAGCCTGACGCGCCGGCCTCGCCCGCCTCGATGTACCCGTAGCCGGTCTCCGGGCGTGCCGGGCGAATCCCCAGAGTGACGAGATGGTCGCCGGCCGCGGCGACTTCGGCGGCCGTCGCGATCGCCTCGGCGTACGCCCCCGGGCGGGAGTAGACGTGATCCGCCGGGCAGAAGACCGCGATCGCGCCGGGATCCATCAGCGACAGCCTGAGGGCCGAGAGGCCCACGGCCGGGGCGGTGTTGCGCGCCACCGGCTCGCCGATGAAACGCGAGTCGGGAAGCTCCGGGAGCGCCGCGATGACTCCCGCGCGATGCTCCTCCCCCGCCGAGACGAGGATCCGCCCGGCCGGCCCCGACGCAGCGCAGCGATCGAACGTCTGCCGTATCAGCGAGGCCTCGCCCGAGAGCGAAAGAAACTGCTTGGGCCTCGACCTGCGGCTCGCGGGCCAGAAGCGCGTTCCCGATCCGCCCGCCATGATGACGTGATAGATGTCCGGCATCCTCTCCTACCCGGCCTCTGGCCGACCGATCTCCCGGTTCAGGGATCGGAGCTGGTCCTTGAAGATCTCGTTGTCGGGAAACATCTCGACGAGCCGGCGCGCCAGCGCGATCGCCTTGCTGATCTGGTGCGTCCTGCGGTACATGGCGATCAGCTCGGCGTAGACGCTGGCCTTGTTCGGCTCGAGGCGGATGGCCGCTTCGTACTCCGCCTCCGCCTGGGCGAGCATCCCGAGCGACTCGTACGCCTGGCCGAGCTCGACGCCGATGTACGCCACCGTCGGGCTGAGCCATCGCGCCTGCTTCAGGTACTCGACCGCCTCGCGCTGGTCGTTCCGCATCATCGCGCACTTTCCGAGCAGCGCGTACACCAGACCGGAGGTTCGGGACTGCAGGCTCTGGCGGGAGATGGAGTCCTTGAGAACCTTCTCCGCCTCGTCGTATCGCTTCAGGCCGAAGAGGAGCTCTCCGAGGAGCTGCATGTAGGGCGACGGATCCGCGGCCGCCGCGATCGCCTGGCGGTAGGCGTCCACGGCCGTGTCGTGGTCGCCCGCCCTCTCGGCGAGATCCGCGAGATTGAGCCAGACCCTCTCGCGCAGGAAGAGGTGGTTCGACACGAGCGCCCTCTCGAGCGCTCCGCGCGCGGCGGCGTAGAGGTCCGCCGGCACGTCCTGTTTCGGCAGGTAGTAGTGCCACGACAGGTCCGGCATGATCTCGATCGATCGGGCGTACGCGGCGAGCGCCTCCCGCCTCAGGCCGCGTCCGTCGTAGAAATCTCCGAGGTAAGCGTGGTAGAAGTAGTTGTTGGGCTCGAGGCGGGTCGACCGCGAGTACGCCGCGACGACGAGGCGGTCCTCGGCGTCGAGGCTCTGCGGCCGCTCCCCCGAGAGGGCGTCGAGGTCGACCGCTTCGTCCTTCAGCCGGAGCGATCGCTCTTTCTTGAACACCTCGGCGAGCCCGGCCCAGGCCCTGGCCGAGCCCGGCTGCCGATTGAGAGCCTCCGCGTACGACAGGAAGGCGAGCCGCAGCAGCGTCCGCGCGTCGTCGATCCGGTAGAAATGCTGGAACGCTCCGTCGTCCACCGTCCAGACGGCGAGATCGCCCAGATCCAGGCACGGCTTCGCGGCGAGGGACGTTCGCGACACGGCGCGCGTGAGATAGGGGTAGGCCGGGCCGGGCTTCCCCGAGTTGTAGAGCTCGGCTCCACGGGACGCCTCCCATCCAACCCACCCTCGATCGAACTGCAGCCAGGCCGCGCCGGCGGCGACGAGGAAAGCCATCGCGGTGACCGCCCAGCGGATCCCGGGGCCGGGAGCGGAGCGAGACGGCGGGCTCGCGGGAAATGCCAGCCGACGCGCGCCCCGGTCGCTCACCCCCTCCCCCGGAAGAAGCCGTCGATCGCCCCGCACACCTCGTCCTGTTCCGCCTCGGTGAGCCCCGGGAAGATCGGCAGCGCGAGGGCCTCAGCCGCCGCCCTCTCCGATTCGGGGAACGAGCCCTTCCGATATCCCAGGTCGCGGAAGCACGGCTGGAGGTGAAGAGGCGTCGGGTAGTAGACGGCGCATCCAATCGATTTCGAGCGAAGGTGGGTCATCAGCTCCGCGCGCCGCTCGGCGCGGACGACGTACTGGTGAAAAATCGGGAGGCTTCCCGCCGGCGCCGGAGTCGGCGGAACGATCGGGCCCGCGCGGCCGCCCCGCCGCCCCACGCCCTCCCCGCCCGGGAAGAGATCGAGCAGCCGGCGCGTGTAGCGCGCCGCGATCCTCCTGCGCTCGTCGTTCCAGGCGTCGAGGCGCGACGCCTTGACGAGGAGCACCGCCGCCTGGAAGGCGTCGAGCCGGCTGTTCATCCCCACCTCACGGTGATCGTAACCGCCCGCGTCCCCATGCGCCCGAAGAAGCCGGATCCTCTCCGCGACATCGGCCCGCCGGGTCGTGACGAGCCCGCCGTCCCCCATCCCGCCGAGGTTCTTCGTCGGATAGAAGGAGAAGGCGGCCGCATCGCCGAAGGCGCCGGCCGGCCGACCGTCGCACCGGG
This sequence is a window from Acidobacteriota bacterium. Protein-coding genes within it:
- a CDS encoding mannose-1-phosphate guanylyltransferase — protein: MPDIYHVIMAGGSGTRFWPASRRSRPKQFLSLSGEASLIRQTFDRCAASGPAGRILVSAGEEHRAGVIAALPELPDSRFIGEPVARNTAPAVGLSALRLSLMDPGAIAVFCPADHVYSRPGAYAEAIATAAEVAAAGDHLVTLGIRPARPETGYGYIEAGEAGASGSLRALRFIEKPDAATASTLAGSGRHFWNAGVFVWRVASILDAIRRHHPILHDGLERIRAALGPALPEAADDPLARPAVRSAVREVFASQPSISIDYAVMEKARNVLVVPCDAGWSDVGSWDAVAELGAPDDAGNVLDEEVLAIESSGNLVRSGGKVIALVGVSDLIVVDAGDALLICRRGSSQKVRDVVAALSRRGRPDLL
- a CDS encoding tetratricopeptide repeat protein, whose product is MAFLVAAGAAWLQFDRGWVGWEASRGAELYNSGKPGPAYPYLTRAVSRTSLAAKPCLDLGDLAVWTVDDGAFQHFYRIDDARTLLRLAFLSYAEALNRQPGSARAWAGLAEVFKKERSLRLKDEAVDLDALSGERPQSLDAEDRLVVAAYSRSTRLEPNNYFYHAYLGDFYDGRGLRREALAAYARSIEIMPDLSWHYYLPKQDVPADLYAAARGALERALVSNHLFLRERVWLNLADLAERAGDHDTAVDAYRQAIAAAADPSPYMQLLGELLFGLKRYDEAEKVLKDSISRQSLQSRTSGLVYALLGKCAMMRNDQREAVEYLKQARWLSPTVAYIGVELGQAYESLGMLAQAEAEYEAAIRLEPNKASVYAELIAMYRRTHQISKAIALARRLVEMFPDNEIFKDQLRSLNREIGRPEAG
- a CDS encoding DegT/DnrJ/EryC1/StrS family aminotransferase, coding for MSVPFLDLTRQHGPLRGEIDAALSRVLDSGQYILGPETAALERALAERCGVPHAIAVASGTDAILLALVALGAGPGAEVVTTPFTFMATGGAVARTGARPVFADIDPETYNLDPALAEAAVTPRTRALLPVDLYGLCADWARFEGLAAARGVALVEDAAQSMGARCDGRPAGAFGDAAAFSFYPTKNLGGMGDGGLVTTRRADVAERIRLLRAHGDAGGYDHREVGMNSRLDAFQAAVLLVKASRLDAWNDERRRIAARYTRRLLDLFPGGEGVGRRGGRAGPIVPPTPAPAGSLPIFHQYVVRAERRAELMTHLRSKSIGCAVYYPTPLHLQPCFRDLGYRKGSFPESERAAAEALALPIFPGLTEAEQDEVCGAIDGFFRGRG